A window of the Penaeus vannamei isolate JL-2024 chromosome 19, ASM4276789v1, whole genome shotgun sequence genome harbors these coding sequences:
- the LOC138865034 gene encoding replication factor C subunit 1-like, giving the protein MMSICFREGIQIKPDALDQIIIGSNQDIRQVLHHLSMWSANEKNLQVNDMKREAEKAKKDLKMGPWDVCKKVFSEADHKTMSLYDKSDLFFHDYSIAPLFVQENYPKAVPHIAKGNRRVTLEQLAKTAGSLADGDLVEKAIRSKNAWSLLPTQAMFSSVLPGEYMSGHLAGQIEFPRWLGNNSRRNKFDRIMQELQMHMRLKISGSKLDVGMDYCGHLRNAVINPLIHHGQDGVQDAVKAMTTYDLLREDLESLLELSQWPGSKDPMSRVDSKVKAAFTRLYNKESQPSPYVSVQISKKKGNRGGDDMYDEEEVEEDEEDTDDVASDAMIKIKKGGQKKVTEIGKVKGKGLPSSRGNSGRGRGRGKK; this is encoded by the exons ATGATGTCTATATGCTTCCGGGAGGGTATCCAGATTAAACCTGATGCTCTCGATCAGATAATCATAGGCTCAAACCAGGATATAAGGCAGGTTCTTCACCATCTTTCTATGTGGTCAGCCAATGAAAAAAATCTACAGGTTAATGATATGAAGCGAGAAGCAGAAAAAGCCAAGAAAGACCTGAAAATG GGTCCATGGGATGTGTGTAAGAAAGTATTCTCTGAAGCTGACCACAAAACAATGAGTCTCTATGATAAGTCTGACTTGTTCTTCCATGATTATTCCATTGCACCTCTTTTTGTTCAAGAGAATTATCCAAAGGCTGTTCCACATATTGCTAA GGGTAATCGTCGTGTGACTTTGGAACAGCTTGCCAAAACTGCAGGCAGTCTTGCAGATGGAGACTTAGTAGAGAAAGCCATTAGGTCTAAAAATGCATGGTCTCTCCTTCCTACTCAG GCAATGTTCAGCAGTGTTTTGCCAGGAGAATATATGTCTGGGCATTTAGCTGGACAGATTGAATTCCCACGATGGCTGGGCAACAACAGTCGTCGCAACAAATTTGATCGCATCATGCAAGAGCTCCAAATGCACATGAGGCTTAA GATTTCTGGTTCTAAATTAGATGTTGGAATGGATTATTGTGGGCATCTGAGAAATGCTGTGATCAACCCCTTAATCCATCATGGGCAAGATGGTGTACAAGATGCTGTAAAAGCTATGACCACCTATGATCTCTTGCGAGAGGACCTGGAATCCTTGTTAGAACTTAGTCAGTGGCCGGGAAGCAAGGATCCAATGAGTAGGGTTGATAGCAAG GTCAAAGCTGCCTTCACACGCCTTTATAACAAAGAAAGCCAGCCAAGTCCATATGTTTCTGTACAAATATCCAAAAAGAAGGGAAACAGGGGTGGAGATGACATGTATgatgaggaagaagtagaggaagatgaagaggacacCGATGATGTAGCTTCAGATGCCATGATTAAG ATCAAGAAGGGTGGACAAAAGAAGGTGACAGAAATTGGCAAAGTAAAAGGCAAAGGATTACCCAGCAGTAGAGGAaacagtggaagagggagaggaagagggaagaagtaa